One stretch of Epinephelus lanceolatus isolate andai-2023 chromosome 15, ASM4190304v1, whole genome shotgun sequence DNA includes these proteins:
- the kcnf1b gene encoding voltage-gated potassium channel regulatory subunit KCNF1, with product MWTVPKPKYRTGSCDEGEIAVNIGGVRVVLFGDVLNRYPESRLAELLNCPTQDSEVISSLCDDFDPGRKEFYFDRDPDAFKCIIDVYYFDEIHIKPGICPICFIKEMEFWKIDQDVLDECCKSYLNEKEEELTEIANKVKVILEDLDADQCITRTQRCQRFLWRLMEKPGSSLPARVIAIASFLSILVSAVVMCVGTIPELQVTDAEGKLVEHPTLEAIETACMLWFTAEYLLRLASSPNKLHFALSFMNIIDFMAIMPFYVVLSLTYLGTTSMMELTNVQQAVQALRIMRIARIFKLARHSSGLQTLTYALKRSLKELGLLLMYMGVGIFVFSALAYTMEQSHPETLFRSIPQSFWWAIITMTTVGYGDIYPKTTLGKCNAAVSFLCGVIAIALPIHPIINNFVVFYNKQKVLETAAKHEVELMELKSGREARRKSRN from the coding sequence ATGTGGACAGTTCCGAAGCCAAAATATAGAACTGGTTCGTGCGACGAGGGGGAGATTGCTGTGAATATCGGCGGAGTCAGAGTGGTGCTTTTCGGGGATGTTTTAAACCGCTACCCGGAGAGCAGACTAGCGGAGTTGTTGAACTGCCCAACTCAGGATTCAGAAGTTATCTCATCTCTTTGCGATGACTTCGACCCGGGGAGGAAAGAGTTTTACTTTGACCGAGATCCCGATGCCTTCAAGTGCATCATCGATGTTTACTACTTTGATGAAATCCACATCAAACCCGGCATTTGCCCCATCTGTTTCATCAAGGAGATGGAGTTCTGGAAAATAGACCAAGATGTTTTAGATGAATGCTGTAAAAGCTACCTAaatgagaaggaggaggagctgacaGAGATTGCAAACAAAGTGAAAGTGATTCTGGAGGATCTGGATGCGGATCAGTGCATTACGCGTACCCAGCGGTGCCAGAGGTTCCTGTGGAGACTGATGGAGAAGCCGGGTTCCTCCCTACCGGCGCGCGTCATCGCCATCGCATCCTTCCTCTCTATTCTGGTCTCGGCGGTGGTGATGTGCGTGGGGACCATTCCGGAGCTCCAGGTGACGGACGCGGAAGGAAAACTGGTGGAGCACCCGACCCTGGAGGCGATCGAGACTGCCTGCATGTTATGGTTCACCGCGGAATACTTGTTGCGTCTCGCCTCCTCTCCGAACAAACTGCACTTTGCGCTCTCCTTTATGAACATCATAGACTTCATGGCCATCATGCCTTTCTACGTGGTCCTGTCCCTTACCTACCTCGGCACCACATCCATGATGGAGCTGACTAATGTACAGCAGGCTGTCCAGGCGCTCCGCATCATGCGCATCGCGCGTATTTTCAAGCTGGCGCGCCACTCCTCGGGGCTGCAGACTCTGACCTACGCGCTCAAGAGGAGTCTCAAAGAGTTGGGGCTGCTCCTCATGTACATGGGCGTGGGAATATTTGTGTTCTCAGCGCTGGCCTACACCATGGAGCAAAGCCACCCAGAGACCCTTTTCAGGAGCATCCCGCAGTCTTTCTGGTGGGCCATCATCACCATGACCACGGTGGGCTACGGAGACATCTACCCCAAAACCACGCTCGGCAAGTGCAACGCAGCCGTGAGCTTTCTGTGCGGAGTGATAGCCATCGCCTTGCCCATCCACCCCATCATAAATAACTTTGTGGTGTTCTACAATAAGCAGAAGGTGTTGGAGACTGCGGCGAAGCACGAAGTGGagctgatggagctgaagtctgGCAGGGAGGCGCGCAGAAAAAGCAGGaattaa